A single region of the Metarhizium brunneum chromosome 6, complete sequence genome encodes:
- the Sugct_2 gene encoding Succinate--hydroxymethylglutarate CoA-transferase, whose translation MSAVSRCIRPLSVMRSSRLANGFRRYSSASKTPLPLEGYRVLDMTRVLAGPYCTQILGDLGAEVIKIEHPVRGDDTRAWGPPYAAYKPDTKADGPGEAAYFLGANRNKKSLGLSFQHPEGVDILHKLVAKCDILVENYLPGTLKKYSMDYETVRKINPGLIYASITGYGQTGPYANRAGYDVMVEAEFGLMHITGQRDGPPVKVGVAVTDLTTGLYTSNSIMAALLGRASTGKGQHIDVALSDCQTATLANIASSCLISGKKDTGRWGTAHPSIVPYRSFKTRDGDILFGGGNDRLFGVLCDGLGKPEWKDDAKFKTNADRVANRQQLEAEIEAISQQKTTEEWLQVFEGSGMPYAAVNDVQTTLNHAHTKARNMVVEMEHEICGPIKMVNTPIKFSETQPSIRSVPPMLGQHTDEILSDHLGMSQSDISDLKERGAIR comes from the exons ATGTCGGCCGTTTCCAGGTGCATCCGGCCGCTGTCGGTGATGCGGTCCTCGCGCCTCGCCAACGGCTTCCGTCGCTATTCCAGTGCATCAAAGACTCCGCTGCCCCTCGAAGGATATCGCGTGTTGGACATGACCCGTGTGTTGGCTGGT CCCTACTGCACTCAAATTTTGGGCGACCTTGG TGCCGAGGTCATCAAAATTGAGCATCCCGTGAGAGGAGATGACACGCGCGCGTGGGGGCCGCCATATGCCGCATACAAGCCGGATACCAAGGCAGACGGCCCTGGAGAGGCAGCATATTTTCTCGGG GCCAACCGAAACAAAAAGTCACTGGGTCTCTCTTTCCAGCATCCAGAGGGGGTGGACATTCTGCACAAGCTTGTTGCCAAATGTGATATCCTCGTCGAGAATTACCTTCCCGGCACATTGAAGAAGTACTCGATGGATTACGAGACTGTACGCAAGATCAATCCCGGTCTCATTTATGCCTCCATCACCGGCTACGGGCAAACAGGGCCATATGCCAACCGCGCCGGTTACGATGTCATGGTGGAAGCTGAGTTTGGCCTGATGCACATCACCGGCCAGAGAGACGGTCCTCCCGTCAAGGTTGGCGTGGCCGTTACTGATCTTACCACAGGCTTGTAtaccagcaacagcatcatggcagcaCTTCTGGGCAGGGCCAGCACAGGCAAGGGCCAACACATCGATGTGGCCTTGAGCGACTGCCAGACAGCAACCTTGGCGAATATTGCCAGCAGTTGCCTCATCAGTGGGAAGAAGGACACGGGTAGATGGGGCACGGCGCATC CCTCAATTGTTCCTTATAGATCATTCAAGACTAGGGACGGAGACATCCTCTTTGGCGGTGGGAATGATCGTCTGTTTGGCGTCCTATGCGACGGCCTTGGCAAACCTGAGTGGAAGGATGATGCAAAATTCAAGACAAACGCGGACAGAGTCGCGAACCGCCAACAGTTGGAGGCCGAGATTGAAGCCATCTCACAACAAAAAACCACAGAGGAGTGGCTACAGGTGTTCGAAGGCAGTGGTATGCCCTACGCAGCCGTGAACGACGTACAAACCACGTTGAACCACGCCCACACAAAGGCGCGTAACATGGTTGTTGAAATGGAACATGAGATTTGCGGTCCAATTAAAATGGTCAACACCCCCATCAAATTCTCTGAAACCCAGCCTTCCATTCGCTCCGTGCCACCTATGCTTGGCCAGCACACTGATGAAATTCTCAGTGACCATCTTGGTATGAGCCAGTCGGACATTTCAGACCTGAAAGAACGAGGGGCCATAcgttga